Proteins from a genomic interval of Amycolatopsis sp. cg13:
- a CDS encoding hydroxymethylglutaryl-CoA lyase: MSDAVTICECFARDGLQHEPEPVPTATKIALLNSFARTGFRRIEATSYSHPARVPGFSDASEVLAGIDRSPGVAFKATCPNPRAVERALADLEAGHGAEELSLLVSATEAHTERNLRTTRAGQWERVAEMVKLADGRFRLVGVVSVAFGCPFEGKVDPGRVAEDVARFADLGASLVTLGDTTGVATPGSVRALYTRLARENPELPLVAHLHNTRGTGIANAVAALEAGCRHFDSAMGGVGGHPAKIGYGAGLTGNMCTEDLASLFAAMGVDTGLDLDQLAAASAACEEALGRPLYSMVARAGFASV; encoded by the coding sequence ATGTCCGACGCCGTCACGATCTGCGAGTGTTTCGCCCGCGACGGGCTGCAGCACGAGCCGGAGCCCGTGCCGACCGCGACGAAGATCGCGCTGCTGAACTCCTTCGCGCGCACCGGTTTCCGCCGGATCGAGGCGACCAGCTACAGCCATCCCGCGCGGGTGCCCGGGTTCTCCGACGCCTCCGAGGTGCTCGCCGGGATCGACCGGAGCCCGGGCGTCGCGTTCAAGGCGACCTGCCCGAACCCGCGTGCTGTCGAACGCGCGCTCGCCGACCTCGAAGCCGGGCACGGCGCCGAGGAACTGAGCCTGCTGGTGTCGGCCACCGAGGCGCACACCGAACGGAACCTGCGCACCACGCGCGCCGGGCAGTGGGAGCGCGTGGCCGAGATGGTCAAGCTCGCCGACGGACGGTTTCGCCTGGTCGGAGTGGTTTCGGTGGCGTTCGGCTGTCCGTTCGAGGGCAAGGTAGACCCGGGCCGGGTGGCCGAGGACGTCGCGCGGTTCGCCGACCTCGGCGCGAGCCTGGTGACCCTCGGCGACACCACCGGCGTCGCGACCCCGGGCTCGGTGCGCGCGCTGTACACCCGGCTGGCGCGGGAAAACCCGGAGCTGCCGCTGGTCGCGCATCTGCACAACACGCGCGGGACCGGGATCGCGAACGCCGTCGCCGCGTTGGAAGCCGGGTGCCGGCATTTCGATTCCGCGATGGGCGGCGTCGGCGGGCATCCGGCGAAGATCGGCTACGGGGCCGGGCTCACCGGCAATATGTGCACAGAGGACTTGGCCAGTCTGTTCGCCGCGATGGGCGTCGACACCGGCCTCGATCTCGACCAGCTCGCCGCGGCGTCCGCGGCCTGCGAAGAAGCGCTCGGCCGACCGCTGTACAGCATGGTCGCCCGCGCCGGCTTCGCGTCTGTCTGA